A genomic segment from Mastomys coucha isolate ucsf_1 unplaced genomic scaffold, UCSF_Mcou_1 pScaffold7, whole genome shotgun sequence encodes:
- the Sema4d gene encoding semaphorin-4D isoform X1, with the protein MRMCVPVRGLFLALVAVLRTAVAFAPVPRITWEHGEVGLVQFHEPGIFNYSALLMSEDKGTLYVGAREAVFAVNALDVSEKQHEVYWKVSEDKKSKCAEKGKSKQTECLNYIRVLQPLSSTSLYVCGTNAFQPTCDHLNLTSFKFLGKSEDGKGRCPFDPAHSYTSVMVGGELYSGTSYNFLGSEPIISRNSSHSPLRTEYAIPWLNEPNFVFADVVQKSPDGPEGDDDKVYFFFTEVSVEYEFVFKLMIPRVARVCKGDQGGLRTLQKKWTSFLKARLICSRPDSGLVFNILQDVFVLRAQGLKEPVFYAVFTPQLNNVGLSAVCAYTLATVEAVFSRGKYMQSATVEQSHTKWVRYNGPVPTPRPGACIDSEARAANYTSSLNLPDKTLQFVKDHPLMDDSVTPIDNRPKLIKKDVNYTQIVVDRTQALDGTFYDVMFISTDRGALHKAVILSKEVHVVEETQLFQDFEPVLTLLLSSKKGRKFVYAGSNSGVVQAPLAFCRKHGSCEDCVLARDPYCAWNPDIKACVTLHQEEASSRGWIQDMNGETSSCLDKSKESSHQHLFKHGGTAELKCFQKSNLARVVWKFQDGELKAESPKYGLVGRKHLLIFNLSDGDSGVYQCLSEERVRNKTVSQLLAKHILEVKMVPRTPPSPTSQAAQTEGSRITSKMPVASTQGSSPPTPALWATSPRAATQPPKSSSTGTSCEPKMIINTVPQLHSEKTVYLKSSDNRLLMSLLLFIFVLFLCLFSYNCYKGYLPGQCLKFRSALLLGKKTPKSDFSDLEQSVKETLVEPGSFSQQNGDQPKPALDTGYETEQDTITSKVPTDREDSQRIDELSARDKPFDVKCELKFADSDADGD; encoded by the exons ATGAGGATGTGTGTCCCtgtcagggggctgttcttggcctTGGTGGCAGTGTTGAGGACTGCGGTGGCATTTGCACCTGTGCCTCGGATCACCTGGGAACATGGAG AGGTAGGTTTGGTGCAGTTTCATGAGCCAGGCATCTTTAACTACTCGGCCTTGCTGATGAGTGAGGACAAAGGCACTCTGTACGTGGGCGCCCGGGAAGCTGTCTTTGCAGTGAATGCGCTGGACGTCTCTGAGAAGCAACATGAG GTATACTGGAAGGTCTCTGAAGACAAAAAGTCCAAGTGCGCAGAGaaagggaagtcaaagcag ACAGAATGCCTAAACTATATCCGAGTACTGCAGCCGCTAAGCAGCACTTCCCTCTATGTGTGTGGGACCAATGCGTTCCAGCCCACCTGTGACCACCTG AACTTGACATCCTTCAAGTTTCTGGGGAAAAGTGAAGATGGCAAAGGAAGATGCCCCTTCGACCCCGCCCACAGCTACACATCAGTCATGGTTG GGGGCGAGCTCTACTCTGGGACGTCATATAATTTCTTGGGCAGCGAGCCCATCATCTCTCGAAACTCTTCCCACAGTCCCTTGAGGACGGAGTATGCCATCCCATGGCTGAACG AGCCTAACTTCGTCTTTGCCGACGTGGTCCAGAAAAGCCCAGATGGTCCGGAGGGCGACGATGACAAGGTGTACTTCTTCTTTACGGAGGTGTCCGTGGAGTACGAGTTTGTCTTCAAGTTGATGATCCCGAGGGTTGCCAGGGTGTGCAAG GGCGACCAGGGCGGCCTGCGGACTTTGCAAAAAAAGTGGACCTCCTTCCTAAAGGCCAGGCTGATCTGCTCCAGGCCAGACAGTGGCCTGGTCTTCAACATACTTCAGGATGTGTTTGTGCTGAGGGCCCAGGGCCTCAAGGAGCCTGTGTTCTATGCGGTCTTCACCCCACAGCT GAATAATGTGGGTCTGTCAGCGGTCTGTGCCTACACGCTGGCCACAGTGGAAGCCGTCTTCTCCCGTGGAAAGTACATGCAGAGCGCCACAGTGGAGCAGTCTCACACCAAGTGGGTGCGCTACAATGGCCCAGTGCCCACTCCCCGGCCCGGAGCG TGTATCGACAGTGAGGCCCGCGCAGCCAACTACACCAGCTCCTTGAATCTCCCAGACAAAACGCTGCAGTTTGTAAAAGACCACCCTCTGATGGACGACTCAGTGACCCCAATAGACAACAGACCCAAGCTGATCAAAAAAGATGTAAACTACACCCAGATAGTGGTAGACAGGACCCAGGCCCTGGATGGGACCTTCTATGATGTCATGTTCATCAGCACAG ACCGGGGAGCTCTGCATAAAGCTGTCATCCTCTCAAAAGAGGTACACGTTGTCGAGGAGACCCAACTCTTCCAGGACTTTGAACCAGTCCTCACTCTGCTGCTATCGTCAAAGAAG GGGAGGAAATTTGTCTATGCTGGCTCCAACTCAGGAGTGGTCCAAGCTCCCCTGGCCTTCTGCAGAAAGCACGGTAGCTGTGAAGATTGTGTGCTAGCACGGGACCCCTACTGCGCCTGGAACCCAGACATCAAGGCCTGCGTTACCTTGCACCAGGAAGAGGCCTCCAGCAG GGGCTGGATTCAGGACATGAACGGCGAGACGTCCTCGTGCCTGG ATAAGAGTAAAGAAAGTTCCCATCAGCATCTTttcaagcatggtggcacagcaGAACTCAAATGTTTCCAAAAGTCCAACCTGGCCCGGGTGGTGTGGAAGTTCCAGGACGGCGAGTTGAAGGCTGAGAGTCCCAAGTACGGCTTGGTGGGCAGGAAGCACCTTCTCATCTTCAACCTGTCGGACGGAGACAGCGGCGTGTACCAGTGCCTGTCGGAGGAAAGGGTGAGGAACAAAACGGTTTCCCAGCTGCTCGCCAAGCACATCCTGGAAGTGAAGATGGTACCTCGGACACCCCCATCACCTACCTCACAGGCTGCTCAGACAGAAGGTAGTAGGATCACATCCAAAATGCCAGTGGCATCTACCCAGGGGTCCTCTCCCCCTACTCCGGCTCTGTGGGCAACCTCCCCCAGGGCCGCCACCCAACCTCCCAAGTCCTCCTCCACCGGCACGTCTTGTGAACCAAAGATGATCATCAACACGGTCCCCCAGCTACACTCGGAGAAGACGGTGTACCTCAAGTCCAGTGACAACCGCCTGCTCAtgtctctcctcctcttcatctttgtcctcttcctctgccttttctcCTACAACTGCTACAAGGGCTACCTGCCCGGACAGTGCTTAAAGTTCCGCTCAGCTTTGCTACTTGGAAAGAAAACACCCAAGTCAGACTTCTCTGACCTGGAGCAGAGTGTGAAGGAGACGCTGGTTGAGCCTGGGAGCTTCTCACAGCAGAACGGCGACCAGCCCAAGCCAGCCTTGGATACCGGCTATGAAACGGAACAGGACACCATCACCAGCAAAGTCCCCACGGATCGAGAGGACTCGCAACGGATCGACGAACTCTCTGCCAGGGACAAGCCTTTTGATGTCAAGTGTGAACTGAAGTTTGCAGATTCGGATGCTGACGGGGACTGA